AAGCGGAAATCCTCGCTTCGCTCGGACTTCGCTGCGCTTCGCCCCACAGCGGCGCTTTTGCGCCGAAGGCGCAACGCACCTTGGGGGTTCCGCTTAGCTCGCGCACCGTTAGGCCGCTTTACGAAACCTGTTTTATACTTGGGTAATTTTGTCAGGAGATACGAGGTAGAGTAGACTGAGATAGAGGCACAGTTTCGTGCAGCGTCTCCAACCCTTCAGGAGGTGTCAGATGAGCGTACACATTGGCGCAAAGCAGGGGCAAATTGCTCCAACCGTTCTTCTACCCGGCGATCCGTTGCGAGCCAAGTACATTGCAGAAACAATGCTGGAGGATGTATTCTGCTACAACGAGGTCCGCGGGATGTTAGGTTATACGGGCCACTATGGAGACAAGCGCGTCTCGGTCATGGGATCCGGCATGGGTATGCCCACCTTGTCCATCTATGTAAACGAGTTGGTGAGTGAGTATGGCGTCAAGACGCTGATTCGCGTTGGGACGTGTGGGGCACTCCAGTCTCACCTGAAGGTCGGCGACATCGTGCTCCCCATGACATCCTCCACAGACTCCCACATGAACAAGCTCCGCTTCCAAGGGATGGATTATGCACCTGCAGCCAGCTTTGATCTCTTGCTGAAAGCCTATGAAGCCGCCAAAGCACGTGAGGCCAGAGTGTATGTGGGGGGCATGTTCTCCGGCGACACGTTCTACGCCGACGATCCTGAATGGTGGAAGATATGGGCT
Above is a genomic segment from Chloroflexota bacterium containing:
- the deoD gene encoding purine-nucleoside phosphorylase, giving the protein MSVHIGAKQGQIAPTVLLPGDPLRAKYIAETMLEDVFCYNEVRGMLGYTGHYGDKRVSVMGSGMGMPTLSIYVNELVSEYGVKTLIRVGTCGALQSHLKVGDIVLPMTSSTDSHMNKLRFQGMDYAPAASFDLLLKAYEAAKAREARVYVGGMFSGDTFYADDPEWWKIWAAYGTLVCEMETNGLYTLAAKFKVDALSVLTVSDSLVTGESSTAEQRERDFPLMAEIALEISPCSG